In Actinoplanes octamycinicus, the genomic window CGAGATCCGCTCCAGCACCACGGCGATCTGCGCGCCGAGGGTCTCCAGCGACGGGCGGACCGCGTGCAGCACGTCCTCGGCCGCGCCGAGGATCAGCTGGCCGTGCCGCTCGCCGCCGGGCACCGGCTGGGTGGCGAACAGCACCGTCGGGAACCCGCCCGCGTCGATGCCGACCGGCAGGTCGGCGGCGGCCCGCCAGTGCACGGCCACCTCCGCGGTGCCCGGCACCTGCGGCGGCAGCACCAGGTGGTACGGCTCGTTCGGCGGCATCAGGCGGCCCACCGCCTGGCGCAGCGCCGCTACGACGTCCCGCTCGGAGGTCGCCGCGAACAGCAGCGACCCGGCCTCGCGCAGCGCCCGCTCCCGGGCCATCGCCTGCCGCTGGGCCATCGCCAGGTCCGCGACCCGGGCCAGGACCAGCAGGAACATCACCGCCGCGGCGGCCGCGATGATCGGCGCGTCGACGATGCCGCTGCGGGCGATCTCGGCCGGCCGGCCCTGCAGGTACTCCAGGCAGAGCACCGCCGGGGCGATCAGCGCGGCCGCGGTCAGCCAGACCAGCCGGTGCCGGCCCATCTCGCCGCGGGACCGGCCGGCCCGCTCGCTGAGCTCCCGCATCGACGGGCGCAGCGCGGTGTACCCCATGGTCGCGTAGAAGACGATCCAGCCGAGGTCGACCGGGCCGCCCAGCGTCCAGTCGCTGCGCAGCTGGGACTGGCCGTAGAAGACGTCCGAGATGAGCAGACCGACCATGGCCAGGCCGAGGCCACCGAGCGCGGCCGGGCGCCTGCCGGTGGCGGTGAACATCCGCAGGACCATCGCCAGCGCCAGCACGTCCCCGAGCGGGTAGCCGACCGAGACGACCTTCTCCAGGACGGAGAGGTCCTCGGCGCGGGTGAACGGGGCGATCCAGTAGACCCAGGCCACCAGGCCCAGGCCGACGGTCGGGACGAGCGCGTCGAGCAGTGCCGCCTTGTTGTCCCCGCGGCCCCGGCGGGCCCGGACGAAGATCAGGAACGCGGCGGTCAGCAGCGGGTAGACGAGCAGGTAGAGGACGTCGTTGACGGCGGGGAAGCCGGGCTGGCCGCCACGCGCGAGGATCAGGTTGTACCAGCTGTCGCCGGTGGTGAAGAAGGCCAGCGCGGCGCTGATCAGATACCACGGCAGGCGCTGGGCCGGCCGGTGGAGACGCACCCCGGCCAGGATCGCGACCGCCGACGAGTACCCGAGCAGCGCCCAGGTGTACAGGTGGGCGTCCGGGAACGCGTAGTACAAGCAGACCAACGCCAGGATCCAGGCGCTGAAGCACGCGCGAGCGGCTCGCGTCGTCATGCTTGCTCCGTTCGAGAGGGTGGTTCCGACTCTGGCGTTATCGGGCCCGGCGGCATCGGCCTGAGGGCTGGCGTCAGGTCGCACCCACTTGGCAACATAGACGGATGTCTTTCCTTAACCTCGCGGCAACGTGGTGTGTCGGAACCTGTTGATGATCTTGGGAAGGATGCGGGCATGTCCCTTCGGCGTATCGGGATCGCTCTGGCGTCCCTCGCTCTCCTCGGCGTCGCCACGCCGCCACCGGCCCAGGCGGCCGCCGCGGTGCCGGCCTTCGACCACATCGTCCTGGTGATGTTCGAGAACAAGAGCGCCTGGCAGCTCACCTCCTCGTCCTCGCCCTACTTCACCTCGCTGGCCGGACAGGGCGCCAAGTTCACCCAGTCCTACGCGATCACCCACCCCAGCCAGCCGAACTACATCGCGCTGTTCTCCGGCGGCACCCAGGGCGTCACCAACGACGACTGCCCGAAGAACTTCACCGGCGACAACCTGGGCAACCAGCTGATCTCGTCCGGGTTGTCGTTCAAGGGCTACTCCGAGGCGATGCCCTCGGACGGCTACACCGGCTGCTCCAGCGGCACCTACCGGCGCAAGCACAACAGCTGGGTCGACTTCAGCAACGTGCCGGCCAGCAGCAACGTGACCTTCGCCAGCTTCCCGAGCGACTACAGCAAGCTGCCCACCGTCTCGTTCGTCAGCCCGGACATGTGCAACGACATGCACGACTGCTCGATCGGGACCGGCGACGCCTGGCTCAAGAACAAGCTCGACGGGTATGCCCAGTGGGCCAAGACGCACAACAGCCTGCTGATCGTCACCTTCGACGAGGACAACTACCTGGCGCTGAACCGGGTGTACACGTTCTTCGTCGGGGCGCACGTCAAGCCCGGCTCGTACTCCTCGAAGATCACCCACTACACCGTGCTGCGCACCATCGAGACGGCGTACGGCCTGCCCGCCCTGGGCGGCGCCGCGAACGTCTCGCCGATCACCGACGTCTGGCAGTAACCGCATGTACCTGGCCTCGGTGGAGAAGCCGGCCGCCGGCCGGACCGACCGCACCAAGCGCGTCGCCGGCACGGTCCTCGCCCTCGGCACGGTCAGCCTGATCACCGACGTGTCCAGCGAGATGGTCTCGGCGATCCTGCCGCTGTACCTGGTCGCCGGCCTGGGGCTCAGCCCCGCCGTCTACGGGCTGATCGACGGCCTCTACACCGGGGCCACCGCCCTGCTGCGCCTGGCCGGCGGCTATGTCGCCGACCGGGCGCGGCGTCGCAAGGCGGTCGCCGCAGTGGGGTACGGACTCTCCGCGTCGATGAAATTCGGCCTGCTCGCGGCCGGTACCTCGGTGCCCTGGCTGAGCGCCGCGATCGTCGCCGACCGGGCCGGCAAGGGGCTGCGCACCGCGCCCCGGGACGCGCTGATCACCCTGTCCACGCCCGCCGGTCAGCTGGGCCGCGCGTTCGGCGTGCACCGCGCGATGGACACCGCGGGCGCCTTCGCCGGACCGCTCGTGGCGCTCGCCGTGCTCGCCGCCTCCGGCCAGGCCTACGACTCGGTCTTCGTGGTCAGCGGCTGCATCGCGGTGATCGGCGTGCTGGTGCTCGTCCTGTTCGTCGGTGACCACCGCGGTCCGCGCCCGCCCGCGGCCGCGGTCAGCCTGACCGCGGCGGCCGCCCTGCTGCGCCGCCGGCCGATCCGGATGCTGCTGCTCGGTGCGGTGCTGCTGGGCCTGAGCACGATCGGTGACGGCTTCGTCTTCCTGCTCCTGCAACGCCAGGAGAACCTCGCCTCCGGCTGGTTCCCGCTGCTCGCGGTCGGCACCAGCCTGACCTACCTCGCCCTGGCCGTGCCGTTCGGCACCCTGGCCGACCGGATCGGCCGCGCCCCGGTGGTCCTCGGCGGCTACGCCGCCCTGCTGATCGTCTATCTCCTGCTCGGGTCCGGGTGGGGCGGTCCGGTCACGGTCGTCGTCGTTCTCGTCCTGTACGGCGGGTACTACGCGGCGACGGACGGCGTGCTGATGGCGCTCGCCGGTCCGTTGCTCCCCGCCGAGCTGCGCACCACCGGGCTGGGCTTGATCCAGACCGGTCAGGCGCTCGCCTACCTGGTGTCGTCGGTGCTGTTCGGGCTGGCCTGGCAGCGCTGGGACGCTGCCGGGGCGATCCACGCGGCGACCGCGTTCGGGTTCGTCACCCTGTCGATCTCGGCGATCCTGCTGTTGCGGCGGCCCGCCGATGCCTGAGCGGATGTCGCTGACCGGGCGGATCCTGCTGCTCGGCCTGGTCGTGGTGGTCGTGCTGGGCGGCGCCCTCGGCTACGTGATGAACCACGCGAACCGCCCGGGTCTCGCCGCGACGTCGGCGGTGGACGCGAGCCCGGGGGACCGGGTGCTGTTCCGGAACACGGCGGCGTCCGGGTACGGGCACGTCGCGAGCGTGGCCCGGGGCGGTGAGGCGGGCGTACGGCAAGTGTCCGATCTTGCTTGTGATCGTCTGTACGCGGCCGCCGGGCGCGGGGTCTGCCTGCGGCCGGACGGGTCGCTGGCCACCTATCAACTGGCGGTCCTCGACTCCTCGGTGCGGGTGCGGGACACCTATCCGGTGGTCGGGGTGCCGAACCGGGCCCGGGTCTCGCCGAGCGGCAACGTGGTCGCCTGGACGGTCTTCGTGACCGGGGACTCCTACAACGGCGGGAGGTTCTCCACCCGGGCCGGCATGATCAATCTGGCTACCGGCGAGACGGTGGACTCGCTGGAGCTGCTGTCGATCACCCGGGAGGGGCAGCCCTACCACGCGGTGGACGTCAACTTCTGGGGTGTGACGTTCGCCGACGACCAGCACTTCTACGCGACCATGTCGACGGCCGGCCGGCGCTACCTGGTGGCCGGGGACGTGGCCGCGCGGTCGGTGCGGACCCTCGCCGCGAACGTGGAGTGCCCGTCGCTGTCGCCGGATCGGACCCGGATCGCGTTCAAGGAGGCGATCGGCGGGGATCCGGCCAAGGGGTGGCGGCTGACCGTGCTCGATCTGGCCTCGATGCGGCGGACCGCGCTGGCCGAGACGCGCAGCGTCGACGATCAGGCCGCCTGGTACGACGCGGGCACCGTGATGTACGGCATCCGCCGGGGCACCCGGCAATCGGACGTGTGGGCGGTGCCGGCCGACGGTGGCGGCGCGCCCCGGCTGCTGATCCCGGACGCGGAGTCGCCGGCCGCGCTGTGGAACTGAGTTTTGACCCGTCCCGCGCCGGGCACTGCTGCGGCATGTTTCCCGCGGAGAACCTGCGTGACTGGCGTGGCCAGAAAGTCATCGACCCGGACGGCGACAAGATCGGCGAGCTGGAGGCGGTCTACGTCGACACGGCCACCGACGAGCCGTCCTTCGTCACCGTGCGGGTCGGCTTCATCGGCCGGCACCGGCTGGTCTTCGCGCCGCTGACCGGCGCCACGGTGAAGCCCGACGCGCTCCGCGTCCAGTACGCCAAGCAGCAGGTCGGCGACGCTCCGGCGATCGACGTCGACGGGGAGCTGGCGGCGGTGGACGAGCCGCGGATCTTCGCGCACTACGGGCTGCCCTATGTCCCGGGCGCCGGTGGCGAGCGCCGTCTCGCCCGCCGCTGACCTTTTTCTGCGGGAGTAGGCCGTCCGGACGGTTGTGGCGCCTTCCGGCGCTTTGTACGGTTGGCCGCCATGGAGCTCGATCAACGCGACCAGACCGCCCTCGCCGCGGGCGCCCGGCTGGCCCTCGACCGGTGGTCCCGCCGTCTCGGCTCGCCGGCCGCGGAGCCCGGCCTGCTGGCGTTGCTGGACCAGCACACCGCGCGGATCCGCGAGGCGCTCGGCGGGCGGGTGGACGCGGTGAACCTGGCGGCGTACGCGGACGGGGTCGCCGACACGGCGGCCGCGCGCGGCTGGCCGGTGCCCGACGACGGCGGCCTCGACTGGCGGCAGGCGCCCTGGCCGGCCGTGCACCTGCTCGCGGTGTGCCGGCTCGCCACGGAGACGGCCCCGCCCGGATGACCGGACGGGGCCGTGCTGTCGTCGCGCCGCTCAGCCGAGCCGGCGGCGGCCCTCCTCGCCGGGCAGGTCGGCCTCGATCCGCTCCTTGCGGACCTCGCCGCCCACGGTCTGCTCCTCGGTGACCGTCTCCTTGCCGAGGCGCACCCGCTCCACCGGAACGGTCTCGGTGTTCACCACCGGGCGCTCCTCGTGCAGGGTCACCTCGTGCTCGGACTCGGTCAGGTCCGGGCCGCGGAAGGCGCTGTCCCGGTTCGCGTCGGTCACCGGCTCACGCTCCAGCCGGACCTCCTCCCGGGTGACCGGCACACTCACCTGCTCCTGCTCGGTGACCACGTACTTGCGCAGCCGGGCCCGGCCGGTCCGCTCCCGCTCGGTGCCGACGTCCAGCCGCTCCTCGGAGCGGGTCATCGCGTCGTCGCCGGTCCGGTAGTGGCCGTCGCCCTGACCGGCGCCCCGCTCGTAGTCGGTGGGGCGGGGGTCGCTGTCCCGCGCGAAGTCGGCGTCCCGGCGGTGGTCGACGTCCCGGGCGAAGCCGGACTCGCCGCCCGCGTAGTTCTGGCCGGTTGCGGTCGCGCCGGCCTGGTAGGACCGGTAGCTGTCGTGGTGGCTCAGGCCGTAGTAGGCGTAGAGCTGGTCCACCTCGTCCTGGGTGAGCGGCTCGTCGTGGTCGGCGTCCACGTTCGGCGCCTCCTTGACCTTCGCCTTGTCGAACGGCACCACCAGGCGGTCGCCCTGCAGATCGGCGTCCTGCAGCGGGATCAGCGACTCGTGCAGCCCGAACAGGCCGGTGCGCACGCTGATCCAGGTGGGCAGGCCGGCCGCGTCGGTCCACACCTGGCCGGCCGAACCGATCTTGTCGCCGTCCCGGTCGTAGACGGTGGTGCCCTGCAGCGTGCTGATGTTCTCCTGCGTGATCACGGGGGGTCTCCCATCACTCGGGGTTCTCTACGTCTTGCACACCTTTTGCGATGATGTGTGGGGTTTTGAGCACCCGAGTTAGTTGTGCCCACCGCCGCGCGGATCTAACAAAATCGGTCGACTCATTCATGCGCCGGGGTAGCCGGCCAGCAGTCGGCGCAGCTGGGAGCGGACCGCGTCGGCGGGGGAGCCGTCCCCGGTCATGCCCCAGGTGATCAGCGCGCCGTTGTAGGCCGCGTGCACCGCCCGGGGCAGCTCCGGATCGGTGCTGCCGAGCACGCCGGCGATCGCCCGCTCGACCGCCCCCGCGTAACCCCGGGTCACCTCGCAAAAATCCGGGTCGGCGACGTCGAGCAGCAGGAACTGCAGGTGGTTGGCGAACTCGGCCGGACCGGAGATGCCCCCGGCCAGCGCGGCGAACAACTCGATCAGCGCCGCGGCGTCGGGCGCCGCGGCCAGCCGGGCCGGCAGCGTCTCCGACTCGCGCCGGGCCAGCGCCAGCAGCAGCTCCCGCTTCGAGCCGAACCGCTGGGACAGCGCGCCCGCGGTGACGCCGGCGCGCCCGCCGATCTGGGCCAGGGTGACCGCGGCCGGGCCGGACTCGGCGACGGCGGCCGCGGCGGCGTCGAGGATCGCGTGGTCGGAGACGGTACGGGGACGGGCCATGTTCCCCATATTACTAAATGATGGTTCACTAACTCCATGCAGACTCTTCACGGACGCGTCGCGCTGGTGGCCGGCGGCACCCGGGGCGCCGGGCGCGGGATAGCCGTCGAACTGGGAGCGGCGGGAGCAACCGTCTACGTCAGCGGGCGCAGCACCCGGGAACAGCGGTCGGACATGGACCGGCCGGAAACCATCGAAGAAACCGCGGAGCTGGTCACCGCGGCCGGCGGCGACGGCATCCCGGTGCGCTGCGACCACGGCGACCCGGGCCAGGTGCGGGACCTGGCCGAGCGGATCACCGCGACGCACGGCCGGCTGGACATCCTGGTCAACGACGTGTGG contains:
- a CDS encoding alkaline phosphatase family protein — translated: MSLRRIGIALASLALLGVATPPPAQAAAAVPAFDHIVLVMFENKSAWQLTSSSSPYFTSLAGQGAKFTQSYAITHPSQPNYIALFSGGTQGVTNDDCPKNFTGDNLGNQLISSGLSFKGYSEAMPSDGYTGCSSGTYRRKHNSWVDFSNVPASSNVTFASFPSDYSKLPTVSFVSPDMCNDMHDCSIGTGDAWLKNKLDGYAQWAKTHNSLLIVTFDEDNYLALNRVYTFFVGAHVKPGSYSSKITHYTVLRTIETAYGLPALGGAANVSPITDVWQ
- a CDS encoding MFS transporter; its protein translation is MYLASVEKPAAGRTDRTKRVAGTVLALGTVSLITDVSSEMVSAILPLYLVAGLGLSPAVYGLIDGLYTGATALLRLAGGYVADRARRRKAVAAVGYGLSASMKFGLLAAGTSVPWLSAAIVADRAGKGLRTAPRDALITLSTPAGQLGRAFGVHRAMDTAGAFAGPLVALAVLAASGQAYDSVFVVSGCIAVIGVLVLVLFVGDHRGPRPPAAAVSLTAAAALLRRRPIRMLLLGAVLLGLSTIGDGFVFLLLQRQENLASGWFPLLAVGTSLTYLALAVPFGTLADRIGRAPVVLGGYAALLIVYLLLGSGWGGPVTVVVVLVLYGGYYAATDGVLMALAGPLLPAELRTTGLGLIQTGQALAYLVSSVLFGLAWQRWDAAGAIHAATAFGFVTLSISAILLLRRPADA
- a CDS encoding PRC-barrel domain-containing protein — encoded protein: MFPAENLRDWRGQKVIDPDGDKIGELEAVYVDTATDEPSFVTVRVGFIGRHRLVFAPLTGATVKPDALRVQYAKQQVGDAPAIDVDGELAAVDEPRIFAHYGLPYVPGAGGERRLARR
- a CDS encoding DUF6401 family natural product biosynthesis protein, which codes for MELDQRDQTALAAGARLALDRWSRRLGSPAAEPGLLALLDQHTARIREALGGRVDAVNLAAYADGVADTAAARGWPVPDDGGLDWRQAPWPAVHLLAVCRLATETAPPG
- a CDS encoding DUF2382 domain-containing protein — its product is MITQENISTLQGTTVYDRDGDKIGSAGQVWTDAAGLPTWISVRTGLFGLHESLIPLQDADLQGDRLVVPFDKAKVKEAPNVDADHDEPLTQDEVDQLYAYYGLSHHDSYRSYQAGATATGQNYAGGESGFARDVDHRRDADFARDSDPRPTDYERGAGQGDGHYRTGDDAMTRSEERLDVGTERERTGRARLRKYVVTEQEQVSVPVTREEVRLEREPVTDANRDSAFRGPDLTESEHEVTLHEERPVVNTETVPVERVRLGKETVTEEQTVGGEVRKERIEADLPGEEGRRRLG
- a CDS encoding TetR/AcrR family transcriptional regulator, translating into MARPRTVSDHAILDAAAAAVAESGPAAVTLAQIGGRAGVTAGALSQRFGSKRELLLALARRESETLPARLAAAPDAAALIELFAALAGGISGPAEFANHLQFLLLDVADPDFCEVTRGYAGAVERAIAGVLGSTDPELPRAVHAAYNGALITWGMTGDGSPADAVRSQLRRLLAGYPGA